A single window of Brevundimonas vitisensis DNA harbors:
- a CDS encoding SDR family oxidoreductase — MTQDFASHAEDVAEHERDIQAGIDDGTTASENSDGGAMQAGARPYPVPPFPKQHQPKPGDEAALDPAPMYDAPFWKGSGKLEGMAALITGADSGIGRAVAVLFAREGADIVICHLDEDADAETTRAAVEAEGRKALVLKGDVADPAFSKHAVNETLKAFGRLDVVVPNAAFQEHVDDFLDLTFEHFDRTLKTNLYGYFNLTQAAVPHMKPGGAIVMTGSVTGLMGNKDLLDYSMTKGGIHAFARSLGTHLAPRGIRVNVVAPGPVWTPLNPADKDEEATSKFGSQTVMKRPAQPEEIAPAFVFLASPQCSSYITGEILPIIGGYSGG, encoded by the coding sequence ATGACACAGGATTTCGCGTCTCACGCCGAGGACGTCGCCGAACACGAACGCGACATTCAGGCCGGGATTGATGACGGCACCACCGCTTCGGAAAACTCGGACGGCGGCGCCATGCAGGCCGGAGCCCGCCCCTACCCCGTTCCGCCCTTTCCCAAACAGCACCAGCCCAAGCCGGGCGATGAAGCCGCTCTCGATCCCGCGCCGATGTACGATGCCCCCTTCTGGAAGGGGTCGGGCAAGCTGGAGGGAATGGCTGCCCTGATCACCGGCGCAGATTCCGGCATCGGCCGGGCCGTCGCTGTACTGTTTGCGCGCGAGGGGGCCGACATTGTCATCTGCCATCTGGATGAGGACGCCGACGCCGAAACCACCCGCGCCGCCGTCGAGGCCGAGGGGCGAAAGGCCCTGGTGCTCAAGGGCGACGTCGCCGATCCGGCCTTCTCGAAACATGCCGTCAACGAGACGCTGAAGGCCTTCGGTCGCCTCGACGTCGTCGTGCCCAATGCCGCGTTCCAGGAGCACGTCGACGACTTCCTGGACCTGACGTTCGAGCATTTCGACCGGACGCTGAAGACCAATCTCTATGGCTATTTCAACCTGACCCAGGCGGCGGTTCCGCACATGAAGCCGGGCGGAGCCATCGTCATGACCGGGTCTGTCACCGGCCTGATGGGCAACAAGGACCTGCTGGACTATTCGATGACCAAGGGCGGCATCCATGCCTTCGCCCGGTCGCTGGGCACCCACCTGGCCCCGCGCGGCATCCGTGTGAACGTCGTCGCGCCTGGCCCGGTCTGGACGCCCCTGAATCCCGCCGACAAGGACGAGGAGGCGACGTCGAAGTTCGGATCCCAGACGGTCATGAAGCGTCCGGCCCAACCGGAAGAGATCGCGCCCGCCTTCGTCTTCTTGGCCTCGCCGCAGTGCTCCAGCTACATCACGGGCGAAATCCTGCCGATCATTGGTGGCTATTCGGGGGGCTGA
- a CDS encoding RNA polymerase sigma factor: MGEGTDDAALVHRARAGSDAAFGQLVARHQGVVRGFLRRTLGGGWAEADDVAQETFLAAWGALRSLKDPAGVRSWLLGIAWRKAQDRMRGARRGAARDRAWLETIDAPSGLSHEDRLALAAAMAELAPDVRAAVALCLADGWSHAEAALALGLPLGTVKSHVARGRARLLKALGGSDDA; the protein is encoded by the coding sequence GTGGGGGAGGGGACGGACGACGCCGCCCTGGTGCACCGGGCGCGGGCCGGGTCGGACGCGGCGTTCGGCCAGTTGGTGGCCCGGCATCAGGGGGTGGTGCGCGGCTTTCTGCGGCGCACCCTGGGCGGCGGCTGGGCCGAGGCGGACGATGTGGCGCAGGAGACCTTCCTGGCCGCCTGGGGCGCTCTCAGGTCGTTGAAGGACCCGGCGGGCGTGCGGTCGTGGCTGCTGGGCATCGCCTGGCGAAAGGCGCAGGACCGGATGCGCGGGGCGCGGCGCGGGGCGGCGCGGGACCGGGCCTGGCTGGAAACGATCGATGCGCCGTCCGGTCTGTCGCACGAGGACCGGCTGGCCCTGGCGGCGGCCATGGCAGAGCTGGCCCCCGATGTGCGCGCCGCGGTCGCCCTGTGCCTGGCGGACGGATGGTCGCACGCAGAGGCGGCGCTGGCCCTGGGCTTGCCACTGGGCACGGTGAAGTCCCATGTTGCGCGGGGTCGGGCGCGGCTGCTGAAAGCGCTCGGAGGATCCGATGACGCCTGA
- a CDS encoding sigma-54-dependent transcriptional regulator: MSFQSLNRIALVEDDVSFREALAERLSLDGFVVTAFGSGEPALKALTDRFEGVVVTDLRMPGLDGRQLVERLLLMDPDLPVVMMTGHGDIAEAVDAMKRGAYDFLAKPFAPERLVQTLRRALEKRGLILDNRRLAALAAEDTWTIPLSGDSRPVESLRTAVRQLGEAPVDVLIEGETGSGKEAIARAIHSAGRRRTRPFVAVACAALSDGAAEGQLAGHEAGAFSGAIRRRVGQIEQSHQGTLFLDDIDQAPPTAQRLLLRVLEEREVMPLGAAEAQALDLRILAATSTDPALAMQRGDLREDLFYRLNVVRLRVPPLRERREDIPLLFARFLAHASDRLGRPAPAMDHAVRRRLLEYDWPGNLRELSNFASQVAVGMTAVAAAPQVEGGLSERVQAYEAELIREALTAGRGDIRTVTQALRIPRKTLYDKMARHGIRPAEHRTD, from the coding sequence ATGAGCTTCCAGTCCCTGAACCGCATTGCTCTGGTCGAGGATGACGTCAGTTTCCGCGAGGCCTTGGCCGAGAGGCTGTCGCTGGACGGGTTCGTAGTCACCGCCTTCGGTTCCGGCGAGCCGGCGCTGAAAGCCCTGACCGATCGTTTCGAGGGCGTGGTCGTTACCGACCTGCGCATGCCCGGACTGGATGGCCGCCAGCTGGTCGAACGCCTTCTGTTGATGGACCCGGACCTGCCCGTGGTCATGATGACCGGGCATGGCGACATCGCAGAGGCCGTCGATGCGATGAAGCGCGGGGCCTATGACTTCCTGGCCAAACCCTTTGCTCCGGAACGTCTGGTTCAGACCCTGCGGCGAGCGCTGGAGAAGCGTGGCCTGATCCTGGACAACCGCCGTCTGGCCGCCCTGGCGGCAGAAGACACCTGGACCATTCCACTGAGCGGCGACAGCCGACCCGTCGAAAGCCTGCGCACCGCCGTCCGCCAGCTGGGCGAGGCACCGGTCGATGTCCTGATCGAGGGAGAGACGGGATCGGGCAAGGAGGCCATCGCCCGCGCCATCCACAGCGCCGGTCGCCGCCGCACCCGTCCGTTCGTCGCCGTGGCCTGTGCGGCCCTGTCCGACGGGGCGGCCGAGGGTCAGCTGGCCGGGCATGAGGCCGGGGCCTTCTCCGGTGCGATCCGCCGCCGCGTCGGTCAGATCGAACAGTCCCATCAGGGCACCCTGTTCCTGGATGACATCGATCAGGCTCCCCCCACGGCTCAGCGCCTGCTGCTGCGTGTGCTGGAAGAGCGCGAAGTCATGCCGCTGGGCGCCGCAGAGGCCCAGGCCCTGGACCTGCGCATCCTGGCCGCCACCAGCACCGACCCGGCCCTGGCCATGCAGCGCGGCGATCTGCGCGAGGATCTGTTTTACCGCCTGAACGTGGTGCGGCTGCGCGTGCCGCCGCTGCGCGAACGTCGCGAGGACATTCCCCTGCTGTTTGCCCGCTTCCTGGCCCATGCCTCGGACCGGTTGGGCCGCCCGGCCCCCGCCATGGACCATGCGGTTCGACGTCGCCTGCTGGAGTACGATTGGCCCGGCAATCTGCGCGAACTGTCAAACTTCGCCAGTCAGGTCGCGGTTGGCATGACCGCCGTGGCGGCCGCGCCCCAGGTCGAGGGGGGCCTGTCCGAACGGGTTCAAGCCTATGAGGCCGAACTGATCCGGGAGGCGCTGACGGCCGGTCGCGGGGACATCCGCACCGTGACCCAGGCTTTGCGGATTCCGCGCAAGACTCTCTATGACAAGATGGCGCGCCACGGCATCCGCCCGGCGGAACACCGAACCGACTGA
- the ku gene encoding non-homologous end joining protein Ku, with amino-acid sequence MAARPTWQGHLKLSLVTCPVALFTATTSSNDVRFHLINPETNNRIRMVPTDPDTGPVERSDLVRGYEVSKDEYVLFDDADFDKVKLESTKTISIDKFVDESEIDRLFWDDPFFVVPEKGAGVEAFAVIRDAMKKQGKVALGCLVLRGKERQLALEVRGKGLVAYTLRAHDEVRDAADYFDDIPTVKADADMVEIAARIIGQKEADFDASDFKDRYDDALREMIKAKTKGGKGTVDVAEPDDTNVIDLMAALKNSLKGSATGSKSAAAKKPAAKKAPAKKPASRKKTAA; translated from the coding sequence ATGGCTGCGCGACCCACATGGCAGGGACATCTGAAGCTGTCGCTGGTCACCTGTCCGGTGGCGCTGTTCACCGCCACGACCAGCAGCAATGACGTTCGCTTCCACCTGATCAATCCCGAGACCAACAACCGCATCCGCATGGTGCCGACCGATCCGGACACGGGGCCGGTGGAACGCAGCGATCTGGTGCGCGGATACGAAGTGTCGAAGGACGAGTATGTCCTGTTCGACGACGCCGACTTCGACAAGGTCAAGCTGGAGAGCACCAAGACCATCTCGATCGACAAGTTCGTCGACGAGAGCGAGATCGACCGCCTGTTCTGGGACGACCCCTTCTTCGTCGTGCCCGAGAAGGGCGCGGGGGTGGAGGCGTTCGCCGTCATCCGCGATGCCATGAAGAAACAGGGCAAGGTGGCACTGGGGTGCCTGGTCCTGCGCGGCAAGGAACGTCAGTTGGCGCTGGAGGTCCGGGGCAAGGGTTTGGTGGCCTATACGCTGCGGGCACACGACGAGGTCAGGGACGCCGCCGACTATTTCGACGACATTCCCACCGTGAAGGCGGACGCCGACATGGTGGAGATCGCCGCGCGGATCATCGGCCAGAAGGAAGCGGACTTTGACGCCTCGGACTTCAAGGATCGCTACGACGACGCCCTGCGTGAAATGATCAAAGCCAAGACCAAGGGCGGCAAGGGCACGGTCGATGTAGCCGAGCCGGACGACACCAATGTCATCGACCTGATGGCGGCCCTGAAGAACAGTCTGAAAGGCTCGGCGACGGGGTCCAAGTCGGCAGCAGCCAAGAAGCCTGCTGCGAAGAAAGCACCGGCTAAAAAGCCGGCCAGCAGGAAGAAGACGGCGGCCTGA
- a CDS encoding DUF2188 domain-containing protein, with protein sequence MTHVTYRIVEHDGGWAYRLGDTFSETFPSHDAARAAAVAAAREQRVPDQTAMIEYADASGTWITERADGHDRPEVDVQG encoded by the coding sequence ATGACCCACGTCACCTATCGTATCGTCGAACATGACGGCGGCTGGGCCTATCGCCTGGGCGACACCTTCTCCGAGACCTTCCCCAGCCATGACGCCGCCCGCGCCGCCGCCGTGGCCGCCGCCCGCGAACAGCGCGTGCCGGACCAGACGGCCATGATCGAATATGCCGACGCCTCGGGCACCTGGATCACCGAGCGCGCCGACGGCCACGACCGGCCCGAAGTCGACGTTCAGGGATAG
- a CDS encoding arsenate reductase has protein sequence MAPILYGIPNCDTVKKARVWLGEQGVAYEFHDYKKAGVERAMLERWVAEHGWEVVLNRAGTTFKKLADADKADLDADKAIALMLDQPSMIKRPVLDLGERRIVGFKPEIYAAALTR, from the coding sequence GTGGCTCCCATTCTCTACGGCATCCCCAACTGCGACACGGTGAAGAAGGCTCGGGTGTGGCTGGGCGAGCAGGGCGTGGCCTACGAATTCCACGATTACAAGAAGGCGGGCGTCGAGCGGGCCATGCTGGAGCGGTGGGTGGCCGAGCATGGCTGGGAGGTCGTGCTGAACCGGGCGGGCACGACGTTCAAAAAGCTGGCGGATGCGGACAAGGCCGATCTGGACGCGGACAAGGCCATCGCGCTGATGCTGGACCAGCCGTCGATGATCAAGCGCCCGGTGCTGGACCTGGGCGAGCGAAGGATCGTGGGGTTCAAGCCCGAAATCTACGCTGCCGCGCTGACGCGGTAG
- the ligD gene encoding DNA ligase D, which yields MRGELKTYQAKRRFGETPEPKGAKAKRRGKAPLRFLIQRHAATRLHYDFRIEHDGVLKSWAVTKAPSRDPAIKRLAVEVEDHPLDYGNFEGTIPGGNYGAGTVQMWDTGTWTPQHPDTLEADFAKGSIKMFLDGERLKGGWALVRLKSDRGKPSKRNNWLLIKEKDDHAVPGEADALAEIDASVTTGRSLAEIAEGTDQWTKSKPTGRKAPKPPTPRSSSAKNRPPAFVPIQLCKVVDHPPGAAGWAHEIKFDGYRIQIGIGGGKAILRTRNGLDWTDRFPDLAADASTWPDAVIDGELCALDDDHMPDFPALQAAIADGQTGSLVYFAFDLLFEGDEDLRKLPLSHRKARLQAYVDRVGKTDADRLRYVEHFATTGQAVLESACRMDLEGVISKKLDAPYHAGRSASWVKSKCRGRDEVVIGGWSSEGGTRFRSLLVGVRDKGGLRYLGRVGTGYGEAVVKRLMPALKAAAADQTPFAGANAPKGGRDIHWLKPVLVAEVEHGGYTESGALRQAAFKGLREDKPAAEVTEPPQPPTEMKSTATVHSPSAPSGKRGKVVVAGVTLSNPDKILWPAVGDHPAITKADLARYYEAAAERLLPHVGDRPTSIIRAPDGIDGEMFFQRHAMAGSNPRLKLIDVQARTPYVAAVDVGGLVAIAQSGGLELHPWGCKPGDPEVPDQVTFDLDPDEGLDFADVIAAAKAVKAKLEALDLPAFVKTTGGKGLHVVVPIRTDARSRITWDQNKAFAKALAETLRAGAPDRFTTTLAKKARGGKIFIDYLRNGRMATAVAPWSPRARPGAGIAFPLSWGQVRSGLDPSAFNLWTYPSLLRKPDPWEDFRPSAASLKKALKALGVT from the coding sequence GTGCGCGGCGAGCTGAAAACCTATCAGGCCAAGCGCCGCTTCGGCGAAACGCCCGAGCCCAAAGGCGCCAAGGCGAAGCGGCGCGGCAAGGCTCCGCTGCGGTTCCTGATCCAGCGTCACGCGGCGACGCGGCTGCACTATGACTTTCGGATCGAACACGACGGCGTGCTGAAGTCCTGGGCCGTGACCAAGGCCCCGTCCCGCGATCCGGCCATCAAGCGGCTGGCCGTCGAGGTGGAAGACCATCCTCTGGACTATGGCAATTTCGAAGGGACGATTCCGGGCGGCAACTATGGCGCCGGTACGGTCCAGATGTGGGACACCGGCACCTGGACCCCCCAGCACCCCGACACCCTCGAGGCTGATTTTGCCAAGGGGTCCATCAAGATGTTCCTGGACGGCGAACGGTTGAAGGGCGGCTGGGCCCTGGTCCGGTTGAAGTCCGATCGGGGTAAACCGTCCAAGCGCAACAACTGGCTGCTGATCAAGGAAAAGGACGACCACGCCGTCCCTGGCGAAGCCGACGCCCTGGCCGAGATCGACGCCTCGGTCACCACCGGACGCTCCCTGGCCGAGATCGCGGAGGGCACCGACCAGTGGACGAAGTCCAAGCCGACGGGCCGCAAGGCCCCTAAGCCTCCCACCCCACGCTCAAGCAGCGCAAAGAACAGGCCTCCGGCCTTCGTGCCGATCCAGCTGTGCAAGGTCGTCGACCATCCCCCCGGCGCGGCGGGCTGGGCCCATGAGATCAAGTTCGACGGCTATCGCATCCAGATCGGGATCGGGGGCGGAAAGGCGATCCTGCGCACTCGCAACGGCCTTGACTGGACCGATCGCTTTCCCGACCTGGCCGCCGATGCCAGCACCTGGCCGGATGCGGTGATCGACGGCGAACTGTGTGCCCTTGATGACGACCATATGCCGGACTTCCCGGCGCTTCAGGCCGCGATCGCGGACGGCCAAACCGGCTCCCTCGTCTATTTCGCCTTCGATCTGCTGTTCGAAGGCGATGAAGACCTTCGCAAACTGCCGCTGTCCCATCGCAAGGCCCGGCTTCAGGCGTACGTCGACCGGGTGGGCAAAACCGATGCTGACCGCCTGCGCTATGTCGAGCATTTCGCTACCACCGGCCAGGCCGTCCTGGAGAGCGCCTGCCGGATGGATCTGGAAGGCGTCATCTCCAAGAAGCTGGACGCCCCCTATCACGCGGGTCGCTCGGCCAGTTGGGTCAAGTCCAAATGCCGCGGCCGGGACGAGGTCGTCATCGGCGGCTGGTCGTCGGAAGGGGGTACCCGCTTCCGCTCGCTGCTCGTCGGGGTGCGCGACAAGGGCGGGCTGCGCTATCTGGGTCGCGTCGGGACCGGCTATGGCGAGGCGGTGGTCAAACGCCTGATGCCCGCACTCAAAGCTGCGGCGGCAGACCAGACGCCCTTTGCTGGCGCAAACGCGCCAAAGGGCGGTCGCGACATTCACTGGCTGAAACCGGTCCTGGTCGCAGAGGTCGAACACGGCGGCTACACCGAAAGCGGAGCCCTGCGTCAGGCGGCCTTCAAGGGGTTGCGCGAGGACAAGCCTGCGGCCGAAGTCACCGAACCTCCTCAGCCGCCGACCGAAATGAAGTCGACCGCGACCGTCCACTCTCCCTCGGCACCCTCTGGCAAGCGCGGCAAGGTTGTCGTCGCCGGGGTCACCCTGTCCAACCCTGACAAGATCCTTTGGCCGGCCGTGGGCGACCACCCTGCCATCACCAAGGCCGATCTTGCCCGTTATTATGAAGCGGCGGCCGAACGCCTGCTGCCTCACGTCGGCGACCGCCCCACCTCCATCATCCGCGCACCCGACGGCATCGATGGCGAGATGTTTTTTCAGCGGCACGCCATGGCCGGTTCAAACCCCCGGCTGAAGCTCATCGACGTCCAGGCCCGCACGCCCTATGTCGCCGCGGTCGATGTCGGGGGCCTGGTGGCCATTGCGCAGTCCGGCGGGCTGGAGCTCCACCCCTGGGGCTGCAAGCCCGGCGATCCCGAGGTTCCCGATCAGGTCACCTTCGACCTCGATCCCGACGAGGGTCTGGATTTCGCTGATGTCATCGCGGCCGCCAAGGCAGTGAAGGCAAAACTGGAGGCGCTCGACCTTCCGGCCTTCGTCAAGACGACGGGCGGCAAGGGCCTCCACGTCGTCGTCCCGATCCGGACAGATGCCCGCAGTCGTATCACTTGGGATCAGAACAAGGCCTTTGCCAAGGCCCTGGCAGAGACCCTCCGTGCCGGCGCACCCGACCGTTTCACCACCACCCTGGCCAAGAAGGCGCGGGGCGGAAAGATCTTCATCGACTATCTGCGCAACGGCCGCATGGCCACCGCCGTTGCCCCGTGGTCGCCCCGCGCCCGGCCCGGCGCGGGCATCGCCTTCCCACTGTCCTGGGGGCAGGTTCGGTCCGGCCTGGACCCGTCGGCCTTCAACCTGTGGACCTATCCATCCCTGCTTAGAAAGCCAGATCCGTGGGAGGATTTCCGCCCCTCGGCGGCCAGCCTGAAAAAGGCACTCAAGGCCCTGGGCGTGACCTAA
- a CDS encoding L,D-transpeptidase family protein: MIRRLMPLTAVLALAACGDRPPRDQDAAQSRSDEARAEMAMGLSRNGIESAVFRPSPPAPAAQPGQTTPAQNPPAPTPPDAALIRAQILLDRAAFSPGVIDGLGGDNSRQAIAAFEKANDLPQDGVLDAAVFQRLTTADSRPVLMDYAITAQDLEGPFVGTVPTDLEALSRLDRVGYATIEEALAERFHTTEALLRALNPNADFRRAGQRLVVPAVSAAKLTAEVARITVDKTELSLRAYDASGKLIGFYPATIGSSDRPAPSGTVTVVGVAPRPNYTYDPDRVTYGSGEKRLVIAPGPNNPVGSVWIDLSRDTYGIHGTPDPSKVGKTFSSGCVRLTNWDAERLAASVKPGVEVVFL, translated from the coding sequence ATGATCCGCCGATTGATGCCCCTGACTGCCGTACTTGCTCTAGCCGCCTGCGGCGATCGCCCGCCCCGGGATCAGGACGCGGCACAATCGCGGAGCGACGAGGCGCGCGCGGAAATGGCCATGGGGCTTTCGCGCAACGGGATCGAGTCCGCCGTCTTCCGGCCCTCACCGCCTGCTCCTGCCGCGCAGCCGGGCCAGACGACCCCCGCGCAGAACCCGCCCGCCCCGACCCCGCCCGATGCCGCCTTGATCCGGGCGCAGATCCTGCTGGACCGCGCCGCCTTTTCGCCCGGCGTCATCGACGGCCTGGGCGGCGACAACTCTCGCCAGGCCATCGCCGCCTTTGAAAAGGCCAATGATCTGCCCCAGGACGGCGTGCTGGACGCGGCGGTGTTTCAGCGACTGACAACCGCCGACAGTCGCCCCGTGCTGATGGACTATGCGATCACGGCCCAGGACCTGGAGGGTCCGTTTGTTGGGACTGTGCCCACCGATCTGGAGGCGCTGTCGCGGCTGGATCGGGTCGGCTACGCCACCATCGAGGAGGCCCTGGCCGAGCGGTTCCATACGACGGAGGCCCTGCTGCGGGCGCTGAACCCCAATGCCGATTTTCGCCGCGCCGGCCAGCGTCTGGTCGTGCCTGCCGTCAGCGCCGCCAAACTGACCGCCGAGGTCGCCCGCATCACGGTGGACAAGACCGAGCTTTCGCTGCGCGCCTATGACGCCTCGGGCAAGCTGATCGGCTTCTACCCGGCCACGATCGGCAGTTCGGACCGACCCGCCCCCTCCGGCACCGTCACCGTGGTGGGCGTCGCCCCGCGCCCGAACTACACCTACGATCCCGATCGCGTCACCTATGGCAGCGGTGAGAAAAGGCTGGTGATCGCACCGGGGCCAAACAATCCGGTCGGATCGGTCTGGATCGACCTGTCGCGCGACACCTATGGCATCCACGGCACGCCGGACCCGTCCAAGGTCGGCAAGACCTTTTCAAGCGGCTGCGTGCGTCTGACCAACTGGGATGCGGAGCGCCTGGCCGCAAGCGTCAAGCCGGGGGTCGAGGTGGTGTTTCTCTAG
- a CDS encoding sensor histidine kinase has product MMLRFDPSTYVWRLFAAFWIVVAVVAVVGWGEIARRDAKASALRQASTAAALHASVLRSELERHRSLPMVMALDPDLADLLTDPGLGPSVLNLKFEGLARDVRAAAIYLLDTGGTALAASNWREPTSFVGSNYRFRPYFHEAMRDGQAAFFALGTVSGRPGLYLSRRVDDPAGRPIGVIVAKVEFDVLEQDWRASGEPTYVTDSNGVVLITTVPDWRFRTTQPLSQAQRRQFSLEHTSGTAALADMPFPAGRDDLIRISQGLPSDLYARTVQPLADMGWTLTLLSASRAQIARATLAAQTLALLSVALLAGLSGILLRRRQRARLRAVEAEAARLELERQIDLRTVELRNANTRLSHEIDERRRLEKSRQDLQDELIQANKLATLGQIAAGVAHEINQPIAAIRTHADSAGLYLDRSDTAAAARSLSTIGGLTERIGAITDELRAFSRKTRSEVVAVAVDAAIDGTLLLIGARLRERGVRLSRDVPVPGLRVRAERNRLEQVILNLLQNAVEALEGVADPTIVIAVRQTGSRVTIAVSDNGPGVSPEVRDRLFTPFTTDKADGLGLGLVISRDIVTGFGGELTYRPGPAGTTFQIVLARAK; this is encoded by the coding sequence ATGATGCTTCGCTTCGATCCCTCGACCTATGTGTGGCGGCTCTTCGCAGCCTTCTGGATCGTCGTAGCCGTCGTCGCGGTCGTGGGCTGGGGCGAGATCGCCCGGCGCGATGCAAAGGCTTCCGCGCTACGACAGGCCTCCACCGCCGCCGCCCTGCATGCTTCGGTTCTGCGCAGCGAGCTGGAGCGCCACCGCTCCCTGCCCATGGTCATGGCGCTGGACCCCGACCTTGCCGATCTGCTGACCGATCCCGGCTTGGGCCCCTCCGTGCTGAACCTCAAGTTCGAAGGTCTGGCCCGCGATGTCCGCGCCGCGGCCATCTATCTGCTGGACACGGGCGGCACCGCTCTGGCTGCCAGCAACTGGCGTGAGCCGACCAGCTTCGTCGGGTCCAACTATCGTTTCCGCCCCTATTTCCACGAAGCCATGCGCGACGGTCAGGCCGCCTTCTTCGCCCTTGGGACGGTCAGTGGCCGCCCTGGCCTCTACCTGTCCCGCCGCGTGGATGATCCGGCCGGTCGCCCGATCGGGGTCATCGTCGCCAAGGTCGAGTTCGACGTGTTGGAGCAGGATTGGCGCGCGTCGGGCGAACCGACCTATGTCACCGATTCCAACGGGGTCGTCCTGATCACCACCGTGCCGGATTGGCGGTTTCGTACGACCCAACCCTTGTCTCAAGCCCAGCGACGCCAGTTTTCACTGGAGCATACGTCGGGCACTGCCGCCCTGGCGGATATGCCCTTCCCCGCCGGACGGGATGACCTGATCCGCATCAGCCAGGGTTTGCCGAGCGACCTCTATGCCCGCACGGTCCAGCCCTTGGCCGACATGGGCTGGACCCTGACCCTGCTGTCGGCCTCCCGGGCCCAGATTGCACGCGCCACCCTCGCCGCCCAGACCCTGGCCCTGCTCAGCGTCGCCCTCCTGGCGGGTCTGTCCGGCATCCTGCTGCGCCGTCGTCAGCGTGCCCGGCTGCGCGCCGTCGAGGCCGAGGCTGCCCGGCTCGAACTGGAGCGGCAGATCGACCTGCGCACCGTCGAACTTCGCAACGCCAACACGCGGCTCAGTCACGAGATCGATGAACGCCGCCGCCTGGAAAAAAGCCGGCAGGATCTCCAGGACGAACTCATCCAGGCCAACAAGCTGGCCACCCTGGGCCAGATTGCCGCCGGCGTGGCCCACGAGATCAACCAGCCCATCGCCGCCATTCGCACCCATGCGGACAGCGCAGGCCTTTACCTCGACCGATCCGATACCGCCGCCGCCGCGCGCTCGCTGTCGACCATCGGCGGCCTGACCGAGCGGATCGGGGCCATTACCGACGAACTGCGCGCCTTCTCTCGCAAGACCCGGTCGGAGGTCGTCGCCGTCGCTGTTGATGCCGCCATCGATGGCACCCTGTTGCTGATCGGGGCCCGCCTGCGCGAACGCGGCGTCCGGCTTTCGCGGGATGTGCCGGTGCCCGGCCTGCGGGTCAGGGCAGAGCGGAACCGGCTGGAGCAGGTTATCCTGAACCTCCTTCAGAACGCGGTCGAGGCCCTGGAGGGCGTCGCCGACCCCACCATCGTCATCGCCGTGCGCCAGACAGGAAGCCGGGTCACGATCGCCGTCTCCGACAACGGCCCCGGGGTCTCGCCCGAGGTGCGCGACCGCCTCTTCACCCCCTTCACGACCGATAAGGCAGATGGCCTGGGCCTGGGCCTGGTTATCAGCCGCGACATCGTCACCGGGTTCGGGGGAGAGCTGACCTATCGGCCCGGCCCCGCAGGGACCACCTTCCAGATCGTTCTGGCCCGCGCGAAATGA
- a CDS encoding SUKH-4 family immunity protein produces MTPEDFKRVWELEGDRLCPVPTEELSGVVIPTSAKEFLAKAGLPEDAAPFLSFAASSRGFSSDLLRAAIDRQDVFVVGSNGSADPVAVRLDGALVYLNHDAEFAEIYINRDVNTFAVTALRMRELIAETQRLMGSDAYLDGLIPEATTQDFRSFLSSVDPLALEQGTL; encoded by the coding sequence ATGACACCTGAAGATTTCAAGCGGGTTTGGGAGTTGGAGGGGGATCGGCTTTGCCCGGTTCCTACCGAAGAGCTTTCCGGTGTTGTGATTCCCACGTCCGCCAAAGAGTTCCTTGCCAAGGCAGGTCTCCCGGAAGACGCCGCACCTTTTCTCTCCTTTGCTGCAAGCTCCAGAGGGTTTTCGTCGGACCTCTTGCGGGCAGCTATTGATCGGCAAGACGTTTTCGTGGTCGGCTCAAATGGATCGGCTGATCCAGTTGCTGTGCGCTTGGACGGCGCTTTGGTATATCTGAACCACGACGCTGAGTTTGCCGAAATCTACATCAATCGGGACGTCAACACGTTTGCTGTGACGGCTCTCAGGATGCGGGAATTGATCGCTGAGACACAGAGATTGATGGGATCGGACGCCTATCTCGACGGGCTAATCCCTGAGGCAACAACGCAGGACTTCCGTTCATTTTTAAGCAGTGTGGACCCATTGGCCTTAGAGCAAGGCACCCTCTGA